The following DNA comes from Candidatus Margulisiibacteriota bacterium.
ATGACAATTTGATAGAGTTTACCCTGAGCGAGCTTTGCAAGTCGAATGGGCTCAAGATACCATAATGTAAAAACTACCAGCCACTACTGAAATTTGATTACTTAAGGCCAATGCACGTTGTAGATTCCCGCCTACGCGGGAATGACTATGTGGTGATTAAGTGGAGGCGTGAAAATAATTAATAATTAAGCCTCTCTGCCAGGAGAGGTAGCTACAATTTTAGGCTTGTGAATAAATGAAAATAACTTTAGCTGGTGAGGTGATTTCTTCTGCTGGGAGAGGTCTATCCTGAAAAAGACACCGATTCGTATACTGGAGCCTTATCGGAAGCTTCCTCTGTTTTTTCAATAACAGGAGTCACAATAGCAGAAGCGGCCATAAAAGAAGATTTTAATTCATTAAGCATTGTTATTACTTCATCGACATATTCTTTTTTCTTCTGTAAATTAGCTTCTAATAATCTGTTTCGCATATAATCATATAACGCAAATAATGGTTCCGCTATGTCCTTATAATCCATATTAAGCGTACATTGAAGCTCGGTAATAATTGCACTCGCTTTTGTAATATTATAATTTCGCGTCTCTATGTCGCGCTCAAAATCCACAATGTCTAAACGTTTTAAAAAATTAACAGCACCCTCATACATCATGATAAGCAACTTATCTTGTGTGGCAGTCATAACTTGATTCTCTAGATAATTATTTTTTATCATATTTATTAACCACTATTTATAGC
Coding sequences within:
- the fliS gene encoding flagellar export chaperone FliS produces the protein MIKNNYLENQVMTATQDKLLIMMYEGAVNFLKRLDIVDFERDIETRNYNITKASAIITELQCTLNMDYKDIAEPLFALYDYMRNRLLEANLQKKKEYVDEVITMLNELKSSFMAASAIVTPVIEKTEEASDKAPVYESVSFSG